The region ACTAATTatcctatatttttattattaataattaatgttaataaaattaaatttggttaTTCAGTTAACCGTAATAGCTCATCGaactaaataattattttagtttgattagaATTTGGTTTTTGTATATTTCGGCTATGGTTTAACCTTAAAAAGGTTCAGTTTTGGTTAATTTAGTTTGGTTGATTATCGAACCGACCGCAGTAAACCCCAACCTACGCATACCCTTTTCTTTAGGCTTTTCATAGCCACTTTGATCTTTGTCTAGTTGTAATCATGCGCAAACAAATTTCCATATTTTATGTCTGAAAAAATAAGAATGAGCCATTTTTAAACTGATTTTGAGTGTTAGTGGAACTGTGGAGTTATGGTAGTATCCATAGTTGGGATACACCTCATAATGAACAGGAACAGTCCTGCCCACTAactaaaaatgtattttatgtGTAGGGAAAAAGATGCTATTATAAGATATATTGCAATAATAGAAagggttaattttataaaaaaatcacgatctttgcacgaaatttcattttaatcataacctttaaaagttgacatttaaaaacatgatctttcattttattttaaatctattataaaaataaaattcggtgtattttttctgacaaaaaattactaatcctaCATACCCTAgccgaaagataataatatttggtgtcgatttataatttaggtctttaattaatggtttaatgaagaatttagtcaaaaaaatacactaaaatgatagatttgaaaaaaaatgaaaaatcatggttttatatagcaacttttaaaggtcgtgataaaaatgaaatttcgtgtaaaaatcgtgattttttttatggaattaaccctaatgGAAACTGTAGTTTAAGAGTGTAGATGTTTCATTAATTTACCTCTAATTCCTTTCACTCTGTttactaacactaaaaatggaaGCTAAAACTAAACtattaacaaaaacaaaagtgagagaccatatcgtttgattttcaaataaaagggAATAAAAAGTGAATGATGACATGTGAGGGACTTCATGATAATTTGCTCCTATGTCAACTATTCAAATTACAGAAATAGGAACGAAAATTAGATCGGCGTTACcagaaaaatgaaagttggtaacttattttgttaaattttaaatttcgtgttttaatttcaaaacacaaTAAATCTCATGATTTAATTCAGGATTAACCCAATATTCTAATTGATATTAAtataagaataataaaaataattgaaatagacAACAGATTGATTAATTCTTAATTCAAACAATAacaaatattcaattttattaatttattttcaacatATTAATCCCCCGTCTCTATATAAGATAAATTTTGCatcttaattattaaaaaatattgattacaTATATGGAAAAAGTGACAAAAGACATAGCaaattaagaagaaaaaaaaacaatttacagATAAGAGAAAAATGGATGACACGTTTGAAATTCACtaattaagaaaatttaaattaaagcaTCATTCTCATAACTTAATTTAAGAATATGACAAATGATAATCACGCAGAATGACACCCCCTTAACACCCTTTTGAAGCTAATCACCAAATGCTGACACTTGCACTAACATCAAACACGTGAATCAATTTTTTTGCTAATAAGAATTAATTAATAACCATATATATTTGATCATTTAGCAAACATcaagatttaaatttttcaaaaaataattatgggtttctagtttctatttttgttttttcatattattaaaGAAGCTGCCAGAGGCTAGTAAAACTGTGGAGATAATTGTCTTGATCATACACTAAAACTCATTCCTTAAGGTAAGCATGCTGAACTCACTCTAATTAAGGATTAATATATGTCTCTTTATTTTGAAGAAAGATTTATATCTATTTATTGGATTAAATTCCACAATTCCATATAATTCGATTcgatttaataatatatatattgtgtatattgttatataaattctatcaaatttaattttgaaagaaGAAATTTTCATAGATGATGACCAAGAGTTATTAAGAAGTTGACGGCATTAAGCCAAATAAAGAGAGAGAATATTGTAAGTTAATTTACATGAACCCTAAGATCTTTGAACAAATATGATAATCACAAATAGACTAATATAAAGGAGAGATAGAAGAATACCTCCTTCCATAGCGATTACGAATGCGGAATAATAGAATAAACACTATAATGAAGAGTTTCGGTTTCTCTCCTCTTACCTATATATCTGTTAGTTATGTGTTTGTTAGTGTGATTTTGTGATGATCCAAAAGCACTATATATAGGAGAAGAGAGGACCGAAATTCCAATTAGGGTTTCCCCTAAAACTTAATCTCAACCGTCCATCAAGGTGGAGTCATAATTGGAAAAGATCTCCTatttaataaccaaatcaatTAGATATATCTTACTTCCTATAGAAAATAAGATTCCTAATTAGACCACATTACGGGAAAGGAAATAGGCTTGAGGGTCAAGTAAGGACCCTTAAGGTATTTTCTTACAGTCTCCCACTTGGTCTTTAGGAATATTCATTAATATTTTCAATAGAAATCATAAGGCGCGCATAAAAAGATAAACCTGTTTTTAGTCGGTTGTCATAAGTGCCTTGATTAATCTAGTAGTTAATGTGAGTCATGGCGGTTACATCATTTTTCAACATGCTTCCTTCCATGTACCACGTCATTAACAACTATCATAATTAGGCCATTATCAGGAGTTTTCATAATGGTCccataatgtcttaaaaagaCGAATTCTGTTATCGTTagtccaaaaaataatatgtgTACACAATGGAAAACAGAATGGAAAAGATGTAGAATTCTATTAAGAGCTCAATAATAAATGTCAAATACAGACATAATAAATGGTCAGAAAAGTAATAACTAGGAGCTATCTTCAAGGCCCATACTTTCAGTGTGTTTCTGAAAAGGCTTTGGAGGTAGTCCTTTCGTAAATATGTCTGCAACCATATCATTCGTGCCTAAGTGATGAATGACAAACTTTCCTCTTCTAACATCTTGTTTCAGTGATAGATATTTAAGGTCCATGTGTTTGGCTCCCTTAGATATCCGATCATGCTTGGAGAATTGGATTGCAGCATTATTGTCACAGTAAATAGTCAAAGGCTTAGAGATGAAGCTCAAAGCCCCGAACTGAGAGACAAAATTTCGCAACCATGCTCCTTGATTTGCAGCCTCAAAACATGCCACATATTCAGCTTCCATAGTAGATGTATAGAGCAACTCAGATTTCTGGCTTTTCCATGATACTGCACCTCCAGATAAGAGGTACACATAGCCAAGAGTGCAGTGTCTAGAATCTAAACATCCACCAAAATCTGAATCAGAAAATCCAACCATCTGTAGATGTGTTGATTTTCTATATGTGAGCATGTAATTTCTTGATCCTTTTAAATATCTCAACACTTTCTTTGCAGCTTTCCAATGAGCGAGTCCTGGGTTACTTTGAAATCTGCCTAACATGCCAACTGCATGGCTAATGTCAGGTCTCGTGCAAACTGTGCATACATCAAACTCCCAACAAGTGAAGCATAAGGATAATTTTCCATTTCTTTACGTTCCAATTCATTCTGCGGACATTGATCAAGATCAAGTTTGTCTCCTTTATGCAATGGAACAACACTAGAAGAACATGTCATCATGCCAAATCTTTCAAGAACTTTATCAATATAGGCTTTCTGAGACAGCCCCAAAATTCCAAGTGATCTATCACGGAATATCTCTATTCCAATCACATAGGATGCCTCGCCCATATCTTTCATTTCAAAGTTCTCAAATAAGTAATGCTTAGTCTCATGTAAAAGACCAAGATCACTACTGGCCAATAAGATGTCATCAACATACAGTACCAAAAATATGAACTTACTCCCACTGATCTTGAGGTATATACATGGATCAAcaatgttttccttaaaaccAAAAACAGTAATGGTTTCGTCAAACTTTAGATACCATTGCCTCGAAGCTTGTTTCAGTCCATAAAGTGATTTCTTAAGTTTGCAGACCATGTCTTCCTGACCTTCGGTAATGAAGCCTTCAGGTTGACGCATGTAGACTTCTTCTTGCAAGTCTCCATTAAGAAAGGCGGTTTTCACATCCATTTGATGTAACTCGAGATCATAATGAGCTACTAATGCCAAGATAATTCTAAGAGAGTCTTTCCTGGACACTGGGGAAAAAGTCTCAGTATAATCAATGCCTTCTTTCTGATTAAAACCTTTGGCTACAAGTCTAGCTTTATGTCGTTCAATATTGCCATTGCAGTCGCATTTGGTCTTGAAGACCCATTTACACCCGACTGGCTTATGTCCTGTAGGCAATTGAACAGCGTCCCAGACTTCATTTTCAGCCATAGATTTTAATTCATCTTTCATGGCATCAATCCATTTATTAGAATTAACATCTTTAAGGGCTTGTTTGTATGAAATCAGATCTTTAATAATCCCAATATCAGATTCTACTTGATAAAGCAAGTAATCATCGGAAATAGCTGATCTTCTCTCACGAGTAGATCTTCTTAATGCTGGTTCCTCTGGTGCTTCAGCCATATGATCATTATTGGCAATAATCTCATTATGGAGTTGTGGATCATTGTTTGGGTATTCCTCATTGTCAATTTGTTCGACAATTCGGAGATTTCCAACACCTTTCGGAATTAAGGGTAAAGGGATAAGTACCCTTATTTCCTGAATGATCACATCTTGTACTTTATCACTCCCACTGATTTTGCCATTTTCATAGAATCTAGCATTTCCGGTTTCAACAATTCTTGTACTATGGTTGGGACAATAAAACCAATATCCTTTGGACTTCTCAGGGTAACCAATAAAGTAACCACTGATCGTTCTGAAGTCCAATTTCTTTTCATGAGGGTTGTAAATTCGAGCCTCAGCTGGGCATCTCCAAATTTGGAGATGTTTTAAACTAGGTTTCCAGCCTTTCCACAGTTCAAAAGGGGTCTTTGGAACTGCTTTGCTAGGAACCcggtttaaaatataaacagcTGTTCGTAAAGCATCCATCCACAAAGATATTGGTAAATTGGCATGACTCATCATGGATCTAACCATTCCCATATAAGTACGATTTCGCCTTTCAGCTACACCATTCTGCCCTGGAGAACCAGACGTTGTGTATTGAGCAACAATTCCAAGTTTTTGGAGAAGTTTTGCAAAAGGTCCAGGATGTTGTCCTGTTTCATCATACCTTCCATAAAATTCACCACCTCTATCTGATCTTATGATTTTCACTTTTCTATCTAATTGCCTTTCAACTTCAGTTATGAACACTTGTACAGCGTCCACAGACTGAGATTTTTCATGCAATAAATAGAGATAACAATAACGTGAGAAATCGTCGATAAAAGTAATGAAATACTTCTCACCTCCAAACGTTGGAACGTCGAAGGGTCCACAAATATCTGTATGTATGATTTCAAGAAGCTGTGTACTTCTTGTGGCTCCTTTCTTTGTATGTTTAGTTTGCTTTCCTTTAATGCAATCTACACATGCTTTATGATTGGTAAAATCAAGACTTGGAAGAATTTCATCTTTTACCAATCGCTTTATTCTTTCACTGGAAATGTGTCCCAACCTTTTATGCCACAAGAAATAAGAGTCGTTTTTAGACGACTTATGTTTTGTTTCACCATTAGTATGCAGGGTGAGATGGGTTTCAGAAATTTGACTAGCAAGATTAAATCTATAAAGTCCATCAATTAGAATTCCAGAACCAATACGgctagaatttaaaaataaattaaaacaaccaTCTCCATGATTAACTTTAAAACCAGCACTATCAAGTTTACTTACTGAAACTAAATTACGAGAAATAGATGGAACATAAAGagtttgaaataaatctaacTGAAATCCACTATCCAAAATAAGACGATAAGTGCCAATAGCTTCAACTGGCGCTTTGTCTCGGTTTcccataaataaaaagttttcaCTTGGGCTTATGGTTTGGGTCGTAAGAAATCCCTGCATGGAATTTGAAACATGAACATTAGCACCAGAATCAATCCACCAAGCATGAGAAGTAACATAAGAAAAGTTTGATTCAAAAAAGCTTACGAAACCCATGGGGTTACCTTTCTTTTCGAACCATTCCTTTCGTTTTTGGCAATCTTTCTGAAAGTGTCCAggtttattgcaaaaattgcaCCTGGCCTCTTTCTTTGCCTTCTTCTCTTTTGATTGATTAGAATCATTCATTTTGGGTGGTGCTCTTTTATGGCTTGAATTATGCCTTTTCCCAACTTTAGATCCAGCTCCTTGGACAAGATGTGCAACCTTAATACCTTGTTGGTTTAGCCTGCCCTCTTCTTGAACCAATTTATTAGCCAACTCATTCACCGTCCATTTATCCTTAATGGCGTTGTAATGAATTTGGAAAGGTCCATACTGAGAAGGCAAAGAATTTAGGATAAGCTGAACGAGAAAAGAATCGTCCACCATCATTCCTAAATTCTTTAGCTTTGCCGCAAGTTCGTCATCTCAATGACATGATCATGCATTGAGAGTGTGCCATCAAACTTCATGGTTGTAAGATCTGCCATAAGTTTCCCCGCAAGGGATTTGTCTGCAGTCTTAAACCGATCTTctattacttttaaataatcCTTAGCATTTACCGGTTTAGGTAAGGAAGTTTTGATGTTGCTAGCAATTGTCATACGTAAAAACATAAGACTCAATCTGTTAGACTTCTCCCAAGCTTTATGGAGAGCCTTTTGTTCATCATTACTTGTTTCTGTAAGAGGAGCTGGCTCTTCAATTTGAAGAGCCAAATCCAGATCAAGTACTCCCAAGGTGAATTCAACTTTCTCTTTCCATTCTGATAAGTTGATTCCCGTGAGAAGTGGGACAGATGAGACAGATGATGACAAATGCGCAGGAAAAGATGCTGCAATTTGTAGAGATACATTAAATTTTAAGGCATTTAAAAGACATAAGTAACacataaaattgaatatttacGACAAGAAAATATAATGCTCCTGTGGGCAGTCACTATATATTCTACAATTTATACCATTAAAAGTCGTAATATCTATCATACATAATTaagtaatatatttactttaattagacCCAAAAAAAATCTGTGGATTTTCTTAGTCTATATATACATTACTTCtttattattaatcaaaatataattttaattatctgtggataattaattaatatattgacTAATAGAACATAACAATggtaatataatattttatgcaATTCATAATCTTTAATTGAATTCAATAGTAAAATTTAATACATTAAaacttttaatataaatattaaataataaaagttcATAATTatcgtcaaaattttaaaaaaattaacatacagatttaacaaattttaataGTCACCCTTTTAAATTAATGAACAAATATATATgatttaaattgattaattcCAGCAATTATGAATATGAAATCAATCagttataatttgaaaatacaGCAAGAGAATTCCATATTATTCAAAAGACATGGTAAACAGGCCACTCAAAtattatattcttaaaaaataatatcctaaTTCTATGTCATTAATGGCCATAAGATTGACAATCAATAGTCATAACAAAAACATAATGATCAATGGCCGAGAATCTTAATTAGCATACAAGGAGCAGTAATTTAAAACATAAGTTCTGGCAAGGATACAACGGAATTGACGTAATGCAACATAATgattaaaaggataattaatcgttgcaaaaaaaaatacgattttaatttttggtcTATTTATTTTATGGACAATCATATGTTCGTTAACctaagctctgataccacatgTAAGTTAATTTACATGAACCCTAAGATCTTTGAACAAATATGATAATCACAAATAGACTAATATAAAGGAGAGATAGAAGAATACCTCCTTCCATAGCGATTACGAATGCGGAATAATAGAATAAACACTATAATGAAGAGTTTCGGTTTCTCTCCTCTTACCTATATATCTGTTAGTTATGTGTTTGTTAGTGTGATTTTGTGATGATCCAAAAGCACTATATATAGGAGAAGAGAGGACCGAAATTCCAATTAGGGTTTCCCCTAAAACTTAATCTCAACCGTCCATCAAGGTGGAGTCATAATTGGAAAAGATCTCCTatttaataaccaaatcaatTAGATATATCTTACTTCCTATAGAAAATAAGATTCCTAATTAGACCACATTACGGGAAAGGAAATAGGCTTGAGGGTCAAGTAAGGACCCTTAAGGTATTTTCTTACAAATATTATAGGCACTAAGTAGAATATAATCATTCTCATTCTCTGAAGATTTGTGGAGATTGATTTTAACTTTGCAAGTGAACATTCTTAAATCCATTTGGCTATGGCATAATTTACCATGCTGTGACGCAATATATTCTTGCACAAAACTACACAGTTTTTCATTATTATATCTATAATATGTTTTAGTTAAATATGCAATAAATATATGAGTATACATTATTTTTTGGTTAAACACACATATGATGATCTTACATATAAAAGAGAGATATATAGATTTgatatatcatataataatgaTCCAGAAaatgtatatattaaatataatcttCATAAATTTAAGTCcgaactatttttttattttttatgttttataacaAAACACCCTAAGAGggattttagtttaaaaatactaaaatataaagagggaaataataatttcttaaatttatatgaaaaataatatttaaaataattaaagttctTAGTTAGAtttacaataaataaaaaaagtttgaatttttatatcgATTAGGCCTATAAACTCTTATAATTGCAATAGTTGGTAAGTGGGACTTGGAAGTAATTTTAGCTTAACTGGTTAGCTAAACTCACACAAGATGTGCTTACTTGGTTTGATTACCCAATGATCTTTGTGTTCcaagaaaataagaaattaaGTGTTAGTTACTGATGTTAGCTTAATTAAGTACTGCAAAATCAATGTATAATCACTAATTAATATCCAGAAAATTTGCACAAAAAATTTGTGCTCTCTCCTATAGACATAATATTTTCCATCAAATTCTAGTCAACCAAACAAGAATTTGTAAGTACCTATTTTTATGAGTTAATTTCCAGTATCTTTCTTCTCTTTCTATCTGTTGCTACTTTCCATCTTGTTGGGTGTTCGCCAACAAGTTCATCATTTAcataatttttcttaataatttgaagggttaattgcaaaagaaattatgaattttagcacgctttgcaattttaacacgaattttaaattttagtaatttagtaAACAAACTATTAAATTTGTACAACGAGCAATTTTCCAATCAAAAAATGCTGATTTAGACGTCTAAACATATATTACCATGTATTTCTGGTATCCACATcagaattttttaataaaaaaaatttgctcggtattttaaattacaaaaaattattagtttgtgttttaaatggctaaaatttaaaatctatgttaaaattacaaaatatgttaaagtttataatttattttaccatgttAATTACTTATCTAACATCCACATCAgcatttattgataaaaaaatattactcaGTATCtcgaattataaaaattaataattcgtgttttaaattgccaaaatttagattttgtgCTAAAATTACAGACCGCGTTATAATTCacgatttattttgcaattacCCCCTTAATGAAATTAAGCTTatgagtgttttttttttggtacaattGCATGAAGTAGAAGAAGAAATATGTaggtaataataataatgcaaGTGGAATAAGAATGATTATCTAAAGGGACAAATCAGGTGCATTACAGAATTTGATAAAGAACATGATACTAAATCAACATGTCACAAGAATCAAAATCTTCCCAGTTGGTCTATTTAATTACATTTATTTATGTTCCATAATATTTTCATTTGTGTGAAGAAAGGATTGAAgacaaagaagaaaaattgaAGTGATCAAGAGAATTAATTTATGACAATGAAGGCTTGCAATGTTGGGCAGCTTTGCAATAAGTTTAAGCCACACCTATTCATGATTCTTGCTCAGGTTGCCTATACATTTCTTTACATCATCACTGAAGCTTCATTCAATCATGGCATGAATCCTCACGTCTACGTAACTTATCGACACGTTGTTTCTAGTGTTGTGATGATTCCATTTGCATACTTTCTCGAAAGGTAATGCGATCTCTACGTAAGATTTCATATATGTTCGAGTCTTTTCTTTCCTTAACGTGCTAGGAAACATGAATTGTTTTGATCAGCTCAGTTCACCACGtaatattatgaattttttatagATGGAAACTCTAACTTGTTTTATGTTTGTGGTGCAGAAAACAAAGGCCAAAGCTGACATTAGCACTTTTTGTTGAGATATTCATTCTATCTCTCCTCGGGTAAGATGAGAGTTGAAATTTCTTGCGGATACTAAAACTATAGACTTTTTACGTtttcaatattatattttggtcaccctccccaattatcaaaaaaaaaatactatattttggtaactgaattttaatttttacaataaccGAAAGTTACTTTAGAAATTATGTTCAACCATTACTTATGCGGCGATGGAAAACTGTGTGGTTATCCGACTTTGTCGTTGCTAAATAAGCAAGTATTAGCCCGAATTCCTATAGTAACGTTGCCAGAATGTAACAAAATCAATGTCGATTATCGTTTTGTTAAAGGCTAACCGCCAAAAGTTTTAACTGGTAAGAAGATGCAAGAGATATTAACTAATGCAGGAGTTCACTAACGGTGTGTTTAAACAATGACAGGGTGAGTTTGACACTGAACATGTACTATGCAAGCTTGAGATACACATCACCAACTTTCGTTGCATCAGTGGTTAACACCGTAGCTGCTTTAACTTTCGTAATCGCAATTGCATTCAGGTTATAACAACCTATTAATTGACAATTTCATAACACAAATATCGTTCTTTCATTATCTGAAACAGTTATTCTAACATATATAGATTGGAGAGTCTTAATCTTCGAAATCCTCGGGGGATAGCAAAACTTCTCGGGACTTTGGTCTCGTTAGCCGGGGTAACGACTATGACATTGTATAAAGGTCCTGTAATGCAACACTTGGGGCATGTTCCTGTACATATTCAAGCAAGTTCTGGCTCCAACCATGAAAACTGGATAAAGGGTGCGATTCTTACTGTTGCAAGCTGCATAACATGGTCCGTCTGGTATATTATGCAGGTTCAATTCGaaattcaactttttattgTTACAAAAATGCATATACATGTAGTTATCTTGCTTATTTGCTTGAATATTCAGGCAGTGACTCTGAAAAGGTATCCTGCTCAACTATCGCTTACTGCGTGGATGAGTTTTGTTGGGGCAGCACAGTCGGCTTTCTTCACGGTGATTGTAGAACATAGAAAAGCTGCTTGGACAGTCGGGTTAAATGTCGATTTGTGGTCAATTATATATGGTGTAAGTGGTGTCAGGGTTTGTTTTAATATGCAGTCTGATTCTTAAAGCGCAGTACGCTTATGCTAAATTATAAATGGCAGGGAGTAGTGATGTCGGGTGCAGTAATTTTCATACAGCTATGGTGCACAGAAGTAAAAGGACCAGTTTTTGTCACCGTGTTCAATCCGGTTTCGGCAATATTAGTTGCTATTATTGCATACTTTATTCTCGGCGAAAAACTGTACACAGGAAGGTAATTATAGAGTTAGATAAGTGAATTATGAGCTTAAAAGCATGAACTAAAATGTTTAAGATGTGTGGATTGTACAGCATTATAGGAGCTATCGTTGTAATTGTCGGCTTATATTTGCTGTTATGGGGTAAAGAAGGTGATCAACCAGTTGACAGTAAATCAAAAGATCAATCACATTCGACTGACAACGAACAAAAGGATGCTTCTATTGAAATTAAAGTAACACCAGCTCATCCATGATATCTAACTTCATTCCTCCTATCAAGGGATCAATATCTCCAAACATTCCTTTACCGATAGGCTGAAGTCAGGGATCGAACTTGAAGATATTTCAACCGAAAAAGCAGAATTTTTTTCAAGACCAATCATCAAGTACAGATATTGGATAATCTGGTTGAGAAAATAATAGCCAACTAATTCATTTCTTCAATAGCCAACAGCACATTAGCCATATTCAAATGTCGAAATCAGACAGGGTGAAACCATTTGTATTTACatttgaaacaaaaattgtTGAATAATCTAGAAAAAGCATCTCTAATTTAGATAACCTTTActattgaaaaaagaaaaacaacaatTATGCAGCAGGAGGCCAGTACTCATGATCTTTAGATGTATCACGTGCAGCAGGCGGTAATTGCCACATTGGTATCAGACCGTAGCCAGAGTAAACAGCCATCTTATTCATTGCAGCATGATAGGCTGCTGGATGGGTTGGCATGAATCCAGGTGATGGAACGGCCATAACTTTTAATTGTTGCTCCATCTTTTCTTTATCCGCCTTGAGTGTGAGTTTCTCTTCGCGAAGTTCATTCTTCTCAGCCTATTACATGGTCACAAATCAGAATGTTAGCGCTAACATATAGGAGCTACAAGAAGCAATAAAAACTGTAATTCAACAAACTTCAGATATAGtcaccttcaaacttttaatctCTTCCACCAACTTTTCATTACTTTCTTTGAGCTCTTGAGCTTCAGTTTTCAACTGATTCAGAACTTTAATAGCCTCATCAAGTAGAGCTGGTTTGTCAATTCTAGCAGGTCTGTCAGGTTCCAAAACAGAACTCAAATCCTGAAACCTGAAATCATGGTATAACCACCAAAGCTAAAAACATTAGCAAACATGCGCTATACTATTCAAGAAATTCTAAATATTAAATCCGCTTTAACATTTTCCGTATTACTAACTCCACTCCTTATACATCTTATACTAAAAAAGCTTTTACTCACAGACAAACATAACTCCTGCCATAAAATCTGTATCTTACCTGTCATTTAACCTCTCCCTCCTTAACTTCTCGCGGCAAGCTTTAGTCACGGGCTTGCTACAAGAATCACCACTGTGTTTCctgtattttaaatataaaataatcaaacacaACTCATTACTAAAGACATCCAGAAAACATAATTCTAGCTAGAAGCTCAAGCTTACCTTTTCCGCACGCATTGTTTTGCTTCTGATACAGCACCGCCGCTAGATGAAAAATCAATATCGGCAATACCTCCATCACTGTAAATCACCCATCAAATCAAGATTAATTAAAACAGTTCATAACCCTAttcatcaaatattttaat is a window of Mercurialis annua linkage group LG2, ddMerAnnu1.2, whole genome shotgun sequence DNA encoding:
- the LOC126667100 gene encoding WAT1-related protein At2g39510-like isoform X2, with amino-acid sequence MNPHVYVTYRHVVSSVVMIPFAYFLERKQRPKLTLALFVEIFILSLLGVSLTLNMYYASLRYTSPTFVASVVNTVAALTFVIAIAFRLESLNLRNPRGIAKLLGTLVSLAGVTTMTLYKGPVMQHLGHVPVHIQASSGSNHENWIKGAILTVASCITWSVWYIMQAVTLKRYPAQLSLTAWMSFVGAAQSAFFTVIVEHRKAAWTVGLNVDLWSIIYGGVVMSGAVIFIQLWCTEVKGPVFVTVFNPVSAILVAIIAYFILGEKLYTGSIIGAIVVIVGLYLLLWGKEGDQPVDSKSKDQSHSTDNEQKDASIEIKVTPAHP
- the LOC126667100 gene encoding WAT1-related protein At2g39510-like isoform X1, which translates into the protein MTMKACNVGQLCNKFKPHLFMILAQVAYTFLYIITEASFNHGMNPHVYVTYRHVVSSVVMIPFAYFLERKQRPKLTLALFVEIFILSLLGVSLTLNMYYASLRYTSPTFVASVVNTVAALTFVIAIAFRLESLNLRNPRGIAKLLGTLVSLAGVTTMTLYKGPVMQHLGHVPVHIQASSGSNHENWIKGAILTVASCITWSVWYIMQAVTLKRYPAQLSLTAWMSFVGAAQSAFFTVIVEHRKAAWTVGLNVDLWSIIYGGVVMSGAVIFIQLWCTEVKGPVFVTVFNPVSAILVAIIAYFILGEKLYTGSIIGAIVVIVGLYLLLWGKEGDQPVDSKSKDQSHSTDNEQKDASIEIKVTPAHP
- the LOC126667103 gene encoding transcription factor bHLH34, which translates into the protein MESLEEGSCWDFLDYDFIEETTTTTTSHDFLWSNNNNNNNNQSDGGIADIDFSSSGGAVSEAKQCVRKRKHSGDSCSKPVTKACREKLRRERLNDRFQDLSSVLEPDRPARIDKPALLDEAIKVLNQLKTEAQELKESNEKLVEEIKSLKAEKNELREEKLTLKADKEKMEQQLKVMAVPSPGFMPTHPAAYHAAMNKMAVYSGYGLIPMWQLPPAARDTSKDHEYWPPAA
- the LOC126668080 gene encoding uncharacterized protein LOC126668080 — protein: MEFSCSSFPAHLSSSVSSVPLLTGINLSEWKEKVEFTLGVLDLDLALQIEEPAPLTETSNDEQKALHKAWEKSNRLSLMFLRMTIASNIKTSLPKPVNAKDYLKVIEDRFKTADKSLAGKLMADLTTMKFDGTLSMHDHVIEMTNLRQS